A single region of the Kwoniella botswanensis chromosome 1, complete sequence genome encodes:
- a CDS encoding polynucleotide kinase 3'-phosphatase: MPAVKRAAEGPEPPAKKRAQFPKNRDDWVWWHSSVPELLKKEHEEGRHLIVISNQGDPREKIKSEWRAKLSLIAAKLPKEIPIRILAALSKSDVYRKPNIGMYEVVEKIYRDRGLVIDLENSIFVGDAAGRAAKGSQGKDHGDTDHKFALNAGLKFVTPEEHFLKHPRPHFPEPPNGFRPAKLGNLASLPHIVPSHTPITRPTLEIVLFVGPPASGKSSFFRKHFAPEGYEHINQDLLGTRDRCLRVAEQFLTAGKKVVIDNTNRNRETRAHWIRLAMKLKIPIRLFHFLCPLELAKHNNVYRACYGPPDEPTRTLLPTLAFNSYAGAFEKPSIDEGFNEIRGVNFHFEGSEQQRRKWDMYMLEPKR; encoded by the exons ATGCCGGCAGTGAAGAGGGCTGCTGAGGGGCCAGAACCACCGGCGAAGAAGC GAGCTCAGTTTCCGAAAAATCGAGATGATTGGGTATGGTGGCATTCTTCTGTACCCGAATTACTCAAGAAAGAAcatgaagaagggagacATCTGATAGTCATTTCGAATCAAGGTGATCCGAGGGAGAAGATAAAATCGGAATGGAGAGCTAAACTCTCCTTGATAGCCGCGAAG TTACCAAAGGAAATACCAATACGTATATTGGCAGCATTATCAAAGTCAGACGTATATCGAAAACCTAATATAGGAATGTATGAGGTAGTAGAAAAGATATATAGAGATAGAGGATTAGTGATAGATCTCGAGAATTCAATATTTGTAGGTGATGCTGCTGGTAGAGCTGCCAAAGGGTCGCAAGGGAAAGATCATGGTGATACGGATCACAAATTCGCTTTGAATGCTGGATTGAAGTTTGTGACTCCTGAG GAACACTTCCTTAAACATCCTCGTCCACATTTTCCCGAACCTCCCAATGGCTTCAGACCTGCGAAACTTGGTAATCTTGCATCTC TTCCTCACATCGTCCCATCGCATACTCCAATCACTCGTCCGACGTTAGAAATCGTCTTATTCGTCGGACCACCCGCTTCTGgcaaatcatctttcttccgTAAACATTTCGCTCCGGAAGGCTACGAGCATATCAATCAAGATTTGTTAGGTACGAGAGATAGATGTTTGAGGGTCGCCGAACAGTTTTTGACTGCGGGGAAAAAGGTTGTGATAGATAATACGAATCGTAACAGGGAGACCAGAGCTCATTGGATAAGGTTGGCTATGAAGTTGAAAATACCTATAAG GTTATTCCACTTCTTATGTCCGTTGGAACTTGCCAAGCACAACAACGTATACAGAGCATGTTATGGTCCACCTGACGAACCTACTCGCACGCTCTTACCTACTTTGGCGTTTAATAGTTACGCAGGAGCTTTTGAGAAACCCTCGATAGATGAAGGGTTCAATGAAATCAGAGGAGTCAACTTCCATTTTGAAGGTTCGGAACAacaaagaaggaaatggGACATGTATATGTTAGAACCTAAAAGATAA
- a CDS encoding anthranilate phosphoribosyltransferase, with protein sequence MSSQYTPETFKVLLKKLVQTPDDFTPEDCAQCFRHLCVQGASEAQAGAFLTALTLSGLESSPDIVAACASVLREHAVSVRNLIPEGDGYAGLVDIVGTGGDGWDTYNVSTTAAVVVAGAGVRVAKHGSKAATSTSGSADLLLSLDCRLAFPVSEVHTFLEHSPFLFLFAPHYHPSLAHIAPIRRNLNFRTIFNVLGPLINPARPQRMLLGVAKQELGDTFAEVLRLLNVERALVVCGKEGLDEISPAGETWTWWLENGQITKGSIHPTEDFGLPLHSLSSVRGSTPDLNALTFQSIMSNSPAPPHLSSPASADSPSLDTIRDYVLLNAAALLHVSGKARSWKEGVDIAREAIESGGALAAFEGFRDASKKAMGEHVNEMAVEDDGGIAAKNGFVKAWLKERGRKRADSTKQD encoded by the exons atgtcaTCCCAATACACACCAGAGACCTTCAAGGTCCTCCTCAAAAAGCTCGTCCAGACGCCTGACGACTTTACTCCGGAAGATTGCGCTCAGTGCTTCCGACATCTCTGTGTTCAAGGTGCCAGCGAAGCGCAG GCTGGTGCTTTCCTCACTGCTCTGACTCTGTCCGGTCTCGAGTCCTCTCCCGACATCGTAGCTGCTTGCGCAAGCGTTCTCCGTGAACATGCAGTATCAGTGAGAAATCTGATACCAGAG GGTGATGGGTATGCCGGACTAGTAGACATAGTAGGAACAGGCGGAGATGGCTGGGACACATATAACGTATCTACCACAGCTGCTGTGGTGGTCGCAGGTGCCGGTGTGAGAGTAGcgaag CACGGCTCAAAAGCAGCTACTTCGACCTCTGGTTCAGCCGACTTACTTCTTTCGCTTGACTGTCGATTGGCCTTCCCAGTGTCGGAAGTTCATACTTTCCTCGaacactcaccattcctcttcctcttcgctccTCACTATCATCCCTCATTAGCTCACATCGCTCCTATCCGACGTAATCTTAACTTCCGAACGATATTCAATGTCCTTGGACCTTTGATTAATCCGGCAAGACCTCAGAGAATGCTACTTGGTGTAGCTAAGCAGGAATTAGGTGATACCTTTGCCGAGGTATTGAGGTTGCTGAATGTCGAAAGGGCTTTGGTGGTTTGTGGAAAGGAGGGATTAGATGAAATTAGTCCGGCTGGCGAGACTTGG ACCTGGTGGTTGGAGAATGGCCAAATTACCAAAGGGTCAATTCACCCTACTGAAGACTTCGGACTACCCcttcattccctttcttccgTCAGAGGATCGACACCCGACCTCAACGCTTTAACCTTCCAATCTATCATGTCCAATTCCCCTGctccacctcatctctcctctcctGCCAGTGCAGACTCGCCATCGCTAGATACCATACGCGACTACGTGTTACTCAACGCTGCTGCTTTGCTGCACGTATCGGGCAAAGCGAGATCATggaaagaaggtgtagatatTGCTCGAGAAGCGATAGAGTCCGGTGGAGCGTTGGCTGCGTTCGAAGGATTTAGAGATGCCAGTAAGAAAGCTATGGGCGAGCACGTCAATGAGATGGCtgtggaggatgatggtggtatAGCAGCGAAGAATGGGTTCGTTAAAGCTTGGTTGAAAGAGAGGGGTAGAAAGAGGGCGGATTCGACGAAACAGGATTAA
- a CDS encoding RuvB-like helicase 2 has translation MAANISLQSSSIRDVTKMERIGAHSHIHGLGLDSNLEPRANSQGMIGQGKARKAAGVILKMVQEGRIAGRAILMAGPPSTGKTALAMGMAQNLGSDVPFVMLTASEVFSLEMSKTESLTQAFRRSIGVRIKEETELIQGEVVEIQVDRSITGATKTGRLTLKTTDMETVYDLGTKMIDQLQKEKVLAGDVISIDKASGRISKLGRSFGRAKDYDAMGADTRFVACPDGELQTRKEVVHTVSLHEIDVINSRTQGFLALFAGDTGEIKPELRDQINGKVAEWREEGKAEIVPGVLFIDEVHMLDIECFSFLNRALENELAPLVVMASNRGITRIRGTKYKSPHGIPADLLDRMLIISTKKYEEDEIREIVKIRAEEEDVKLSTESIDLLSTMGIQTSLRYALNLIAPSNLIAQRRKSNTVDIQDVRLAYKYFCDVERSAQYAKETSGMMFGETEEEIGANGNGMQIDGQ, from the exons ATG GCCGCCAACATATCActtcaatcttcctccattcGAGATGTCACCAAGATGGAACGAATTG GTGCACACTCACACATCCATGGACTAGGTCTCGACTCGAATCTCGAACCTCGAGCCAACTCACAGGGAATGATAGGTCAAGGAAAAGCGCGAAAGGCTGCTGGAGTTATATTGAAGATGGTACAAGAAGGTAGAATAGCAGGTAGAGCGATATTGATGGCCGGTCCTCCGAGTACCGGTAAAACAGCTTTGGCAATGG GTATGGCTCAGAATCTAGGTTCAGACGTTCCTTTCGTCATGTTGACTGCGTCCGAGGTGTTCTCACTGGAG ATGTCGAAAACCGAGTCTCTCACTCAAGCATTTAGACGATCCATCGGTGTAAGGATAAAGGAAGAAACAGAGTTGATACAGGGTGAAGTGGTTGAGATTCAAGTCGACAGGAGTATCACTGGG GCAACCAAAACCGGACGATTGACCCTCAAAACGACTGATATGGAGACAGTCTATGATTTGGGAACtaagatgatcgatcaattaCAGAAGGAAAAAGTTTTAGCTGGAGATGTGATCAGTATAGACAAAGCTTCGGGAAGGATCTCGAAATTGGGTAGAAGTTTCGGAAGGGCAAAGGATTATGATGCCATGGGAGCTGAT ACCCGCTTCGTAGCATGTCCAGATGGAGAACTGCAAACGCGAAAAGAAGTCGTTCACACCGTTTCTCTACACGAAATCGACGTGATCAACTCTCGTACACAAGGTTTCTTAGCTTTGTTCGCTGGTGATACTGGAGAGATCAAACCTGAACTGagagatcagatcaatgGGAAAGTAGCGGAGtggagggaagaaggtaaagctGAGATCGTGCCAGGT GTCCTGTTCATAGATGAAGTTCACATGTTAGATATAGAatgtttctctttcctcaacaGAGCTCTCGAAAATGAATTAGCACCTTTAGTAGTGATGGCTTCGAACCGAGGTATAACTAGAATTAGGGGAACAAAGTATAAATCACCACATGGTATACCTGCAGATCTATTGGATAGGATGTTGATTATAAGCACAAAAAAatatgaggaggatgagataaGGGAGATTGTCAAGATCAG agccgaagaagaagatgtcaaacTTTCAACCGAATCAATCGATCTCCTATCAACTATGGGAATCCAGACATCCCTTCGATACGCTTTAAATCTCATTGCCCCATCCAACTTGATTGCTCAACGTAGAAAATCAAATACGGTAGATATCCAAGATGTCAGATTGGCGTACAAGTATTTCTGCGATGTCGAGAGATCTGCTCAGTATGCCAAGGAAACTAGTGGAATGATGTTTGGAGAGactgaagaggagattggagcgaatggaaatggaatgCAGATCGATGGGCAGTAG
- a CDS encoding pre-mRNA-splicing factor CLF1, giving the protein MSGRDARDRAPRVKNRAPAAVQITAEQLLREAQERQEPSIQAPKQRVQDLEELSEFQGRKRNEFEGRIRYSRDSIRAWIKYAQWESSQNEFERARSVFERALDVDPRSTELWLKYTDMELKARNINHARNLYDRAVTLLPRVDALWYKYVYLEELLLNVPGARQIFERWMQWEPNDKAWQSYIKLEERYNELDRASAIYERWIGVRPIPKNWVIWAKFEEDRGQPDKAREVFQTALEFFGDEEEQVEKAQQVFAAFARMETRLKEYERARVIYKFALARLPRSKSASLYAAYTKFEKQHGDRAGVELTVLGKRRIQYEEELAYDGTNYDAWFSLARLEEDAYRADKEDGEDVEPTRVREVYERAVANVPPALEKRYWRRYIYLWLQYAAFEEIDTKDFGRARDVYKAAIKLVPHKTFTFAKLWLAYAYFEIRQLDVTAARKVLGAGIGMCPKPKLFSGYIELEMRLREFDRVRTLYEKFLTYDPSLSSAWIQWTQVESAVEDFERVRAIFELAVQQALDMPEIVWKAYIDFESGEGERERARSLYERLLERTSHVKVYISYALMEVSVLGGGEDEDGNEIEGEAGDPELARAVFARGYKDLRAKGEKEDRALLLESWKSFEEQHGSPEDLAKVEEMMPTTRKRWRKAEDGSDTLEEYWDLIFPDDERDANPTSFRFFQAAQQWAAQRGGEEGEGGLSYDLPSDSDEEDDEDEGEKDAEAMDEDD; this is encoded by the exons ATGTCTGGCAGAGACGCTCGTGACCGAGCACCGAGAGTGAAGAACAGAGCCCCAGCGGCAgttcaa ATTACCGCCGAGCAACTTTTGCGAGAAGCTCAGGAGAGACAGGAACCTTCCATCCAGGCTCCAAAGCAGAGAGTTCAGGACTTAGAGGAACTCTCAGAGTttcaaggaaggaaaaggaacgAATTTGAAGGGAGGATCAGATATTCCAGAGACAGTATAAGAG CTTGGATCAAATATGCTCAATGGGAATCGAGTCAGAATGAATTCGAAAGGGCTAGATCGGTATTTGAGCGTGCTTTGGATGTTGATCCCAGGTCTACTGAGTTATGG CTCAAATACACTGATATGGAATTGAAAGCACGTAATATCAATCACGCCCGAAACTTGTACGACAGAGCTGTCACTCTATTGCCCCGAGTCGATGCGTTATGGTATAAATATGTCTATCTCGAAGAATTACTGCTCAACGTCCCTGGTGCTAGACAAATATTCGAAAGATGGATGCAGTGGGAACCGAATGACAAGGCTTGGCAGAGTTACATCAAATTAGAAGAGAGGTATAACGAGCTAGATAGAGCTTCGGCAATTTATGAGAGATGGATTGGGGTTAGACCGATACCGAAGAATTGGGTGATATGGGCCAAGTTTGAGGAGGATAGAGGTCAACCTGACAAAGCTAGAGAAGTCTTCCAAACGGCTTTGGAGTTTTTCggagacgaagaggaacaGGTGGAGAAAGCGCAACAGGTGTTTGCGGCTTTTGCAAGGATGGAAACTAGGTTGAAGGAGTATGAGAGGGCAAGAGTGATTTACAAG TTTGCCCTGGCACGACTTCCCCGATCAAAATCTGCAAGCTTGTACGCGGCGTACACCAAGTTCGAGAAACAACATGGTGATCGTGCTGGAGTAGAATTGACTGTTCTTGGGAAACGTCGTATACAGTATGAGGAGGAGCTTGCATACGATGGAACGAACTACGATGCCTGGTTCTCATTGGCTAggctggaagaagatgcatATCGAGCggataaggaagatggagaggatgtGGAGCCTACCAGAGTACGAGAGGTGTATGAGAGGGCGGTAGCGAATGTACCGCCTGCTCTGGAGAAGCGATATTGGCGAAGGTATATCTATT TATGGTTGCAATATGCCGCTTTCGAGGAGATTGACACGAAGGACTTTGGTCGGGCCAGGGATGTATACAAAGCCGCCATCAAGCTAGTACCACATAAAACGTTTACATttgccaag CTATGGCTTGCGTACGCCTACTTCGAGATTCGACAATTAGACGTCACGGCTGCCCGAAAGGTACTAGGTGCTGGTATAGGGATGTGcccaaagccaaagctttTCTCAGGATATATTGAGCTGgaaatgagattgagagaattCGATCGTGTGCGAACGCTCTACGAGAAATTCCTTACT TACGACCCATCTCTCAGTTCCGCCTGGATCCAATGGACTCAAGTCGAATCCGCCGTGGAAGACTTCGAGCGTGTTCGCGCTATCTTCGAACTTGCCGTACAGCAAGCATTGGATATGCCCGAGATTGTATGGAAAGCATATATCGATTTCGAATCtggtgaaggagagagagaACGTGCCAGATCATTATACGAGAGATTGCTCGAACGTACCTCACACGTCAAGGTGTACATCTCATACGCACTTATGGAAGTATCTGTACTTGGTggtggagaggatgaagatgggaatgagattGAGGGTGAAGCTGGTGATCCTGAATTAGCGAGAGCTGTCTTTGCAAGAGGATACAAGGATCTCAGAGcgaagggagagaaggaagat CGTGCACTTTTGTTGGAATCGTGGAAATCGTTCGAGGAACAACATGGTTCTCCCGAAGATCTGGcaaaggtggaagagatgatgccTACTACTcgaaagagatggagaaaggCGGAAGATGGCAGCGATACGCTCGAGGAAT ATTGGGATCTCATTTTCCCCGATGACGAGAGAGATGCCAACCCCACATCTTTCCGATTCTTCCAAGCTGCTCAACAATGGGCTGCTCAAcgtggtggagaagagggagaaggtgGTCTATCGTACGACTTACCTTCAGATTccgatgaggaggacgatgaagatgagggggAGAAAGATGCAGAGGCgatggatgaggacgatTAG